The Paenibacillus sp. RUD330 genome has a segment encoding these proteins:
- a CDS encoding DUF2812 domain-containing protein — protein MDEIRQVVKWWSAWKPEIIEDWLEDQPKNDPSYLAIFEDFGWKSVYRSGGWFIWQKAYSGERPQIYSDTDTLIQRNKNLAALFSILMLVQLPLIGGNSWLFRSHPLLLLVYVPLFGAGAYAILRLLAVNKNLKKRFLR, from the coding sequence ATGGATGAGATCAGGCAAGTCGTCAAATGGTGGTCGGCCTGGAAGCCGGAGATCATCGAGGACTGGCTGGAGGACCAGCCCAAGAATGATCCGAGTTATCTGGCCATCTTCGAGGATTTCGGCTGGAAATCCGTCTACCGCAGCGGAGGCTGGTTCATCTGGCAAAAAGCGTACTCGGGCGAGCGCCCGCAGATTTATTCCGATACGGACACCCTGATTCAGCGCAATAAAAACCTGGCCGCCTTATTCTCCATCCTGATGCTCGTCCAGCTCCCGCTGATCGGAGGCAACAGCTGGCTGTTCCGGTCCCATCCCTTGCTGCTGCTTGTCTATGTGCCGTTATTCGGAGCGGGCGCATATGCGATCCTGCGCCTGCTTGCCGTAAACAAGAACCTCAAGAAACGCTTCCTCCGGTGA
- a CDS encoding GNAT family N-acetyltransferase encodes MIMAPVEERHLPQVLQTYNHYVLNTTISFHTEALSLEEMRANVMGGDPRYRTYVIEEEGCYAGYALLTRHKNKQAYDTTAEITIYLDPDRRGKGTGTRAAASLEEKAAELGFHALVATVCTENERSIALFERIGYEKCAHFKQVGRKFGRWLDISSYQKIIGS; translated from the coding sequence ATGATCATGGCTCCGGTCGAAGAGCGGCATCTGCCGCAAGTGCTCCAGACTTACAACCACTATGTCCTTAATACGACGATCTCGTTCCATACCGAAGCGCTGAGCCTGGAAGAAATGCGCGCCAATGTCATGGGCGGCGATCCGCGCTACCGGACCTATGTCATCGAAGAAGAGGGGTGTTATGCCGGCTACGCTCTGCTGACCCGGCACAAAAACAAGCAGGCTTACGATACGACAGCCGAAATCACGATTTATTTGGACCCGGACCGCCGGGGCAAAGGGACGGGCACCCGGGCCGCAGCTTCACTGGAGGAGAAGGCGGCCGAGCTCGGCTTCCATGCGCTGGTGGCGACCGTCTGCACGGAGAACGAGCGCAGCATCGCCCTGTTCGAGCGTATCGGCTACGAAAAATGCGCGCATTTCAAGCAGGTGGGCCGCAAGTTCGGCCGCTGGCTCGATATCTCGAGCTACCAGAAGATCATCGGATCCTGA
- a CDS encoding kanamycin nucleotidyltransferase C-terminal domain-containing protein, which translates to MLPYPAATSREDKWNFIHQVKEEVLQRDGGSVLAVGVYGSLARGSDGPYSDIEIRILTPDGVELPGQEEIILPFKLEIGAMQRTAWLKGAASVDESWAVKAGSYADVVALHDPGRLFAEAKLAVGSAPDSAFREVMREFMVWEPYETMGKIRNAVSAGDGAYARRAAYDLSWQAAKLIGLANRRYFTTRASSFEEASAMPSRPDGFLELAAMAMDGDLRNVHEVHARCERLWTGLNEWFHAMGIDYRSETFRWKGANGA; encoded by the coding sequence ATGCTGCCTTATCCGGCTGCGACTTCAAGGGAAGATAAATGGAATTTCATCCATCAGGTGAAAGAAGAGGTCCTGCAGCGGGACGGCGGAAGCGTATTGGCGGTCGGCGTTTACGGCTCGCTGGCCCGCGGGAGCGACGGACCCTATTCGGATATTGAGATCCGGATTCTGACGCCGGACGGCGTCGAACTCCCCGGACAGGAGGAGATCATTCTTCCTTTCAAGCTGGAGATCGGAGCGATGCAGCGAACGGCCTGGCTGAAGGGAGCTGCCTCCGTGGACGAGAGCTGGGCGGTCAAGGCGGGCTCTTACGCCGATGTGGTCGCCCTTCACGATCCGGGGCGTCTCTTTGCGGAAGCCAAGCTCGCTGTCGGAAGCGCTCCCGACTCCGCCTTCCGCGAGGTGATGAGGGAGTTCATGGTTTGGGAGCCCTATGAGACAATGGGGAAAATCCGCAACGCCGTCTCCGCCGGGGACGGGGCGTATGCGCGCCGAGCGGCTTACGACCTCTCCTGGCAGGCGGCCAAGCTGATCGGGCTGGCCAACCGCCGTTATTTCACGACGAGGGCCAGCAGCTTCGAGGAGGCTTCGGCGATGCCCTCGCGTCCGGACGGTTTCCTGGAGCTGGCGGCCATGGCCATGGACGGCGACCTGCGGAATGTCCATGAGGTCCATGCCCGCTGCGAGCGGTTGTGGACCGGCTTGAACGAATGGTTCCATGCCATGGGCATCGATTACCGATCGGAGACATTCCGGTGGAAGGGGGCGAACGGCGCATGA